A portion of the Fulvia fulva chromosome 1, complete sequence genome contains these proteins:
- a CDS encoding Synembryn-like protein: MLAMRPQSSTPASGAAGTAQVDRLLHQLEQNLENAKLSLKQAEHGLRQVKVLGRSVHNAGPIFTKRGVSILSRYGLDQESSNTSREALRCLANAFLLDEPSRQTFVDLGYAPRAAERLKNDDREDEFLLSRILFLLTYNTKIDFEVLLNDNKLADSINQQIVRHAKNFSRSGRRKSINSPSQDMAMVETLKLLFNITYYYPDLASRFTPSVEPLINIILHHPLPSPPLQPPITYLLNALLNLDLNAAEKKTPYGREARVSPLFPYSHPETVVDRLSCILDEAIRKQQERELDQAAAPLVTLIRRMYELATPQMKSWMRWLLLPTSKDRDKPLGQGETLSARLLRLSCSPNLPTLRENVSSLLFELSDKDASKFVNNIGYGFAAGFLMSHNIQIPANAMEASSTASEESNRGVEFNPVTGQRWSSEDHDAPKTVPEMTEEEKEREAERLFVLFERLKATGVVDIKNPVEQAIDDGRFEELD; encoded by the exons ATGTTGGCCATGCGACCGCAGAGCAGCACCCCGGCTAGTGGAGCTGCAG GAACTGCACAAGTCGACCGACTACTTCACCAGCTGGAACAGAATCTGGAGAATGCCAAACTCTCCCTGAAGC AGGCGGAGCATGGGCTACGCCAGGTCAAGGTCTTGGGTCGCAGTGTCCACAATGCTGGCCCTATCTTTACCAAACGG GGCGTCTCGATACTCTCAAGATATGGCCTGGATCAGGAGAGCTCCAACACATCGCGCGAGGCACTGCGATGTCTGGCCAATGCCTTTCTACTGGACGAACCATCGCGACAAACATTCGTCGACCTTGGCTATGCCCCAAGAGCCGCCGAACGACTGAAGAATGACGACCGTGAAGATGAATTCCTGCTATCAAGAATACTGTTTCTGCTGACCTACAACACCAAGATTGACTTTGAAGTCCTGCTGAACGACAACAAACTGGCCGACAGTATCAATCAGCAAATTGTACGCCATGCTAAGAACTTTTCCAGGTCTGGACGAAGGAAGTCGATCAACTCACCCTCCCAGGACATGGCTATGGTTGAGACCCTAAAGCTGCTATTCAACATTACCTACTACTATCCAGATTTGGCTTCTCGCTTCACGCCTTCAGTGGAGCCACTCATCAACATCATCCTCCACCATCCACTGCCATCGCCACCACTCCAGCCACCGATCACCTATCTTCTGAACGCCCTGTTGAATCTGGACCTGAACGCTGCCGAGAAGAAGACTCCATACGGGCGGGAAGCTCGTGTAAGCCCCTTGTTCCCATACTCGCATCCCGAGACGGTGGTCGACAGACTGTCTTGCATCCTGGACGAAGCAATTCGCAAGCAGCAAGAACGAGAGTTGGATCAGGCGGCAGCACCCTTGGTCACACTGATCAGACGCATGTACGAGCTCGCAACGCCACAGATGAAGTCATGGATGCGATGGCTTCTTCTACCCACCTCAAAAGATCGTGACAAGCCACTTGGTCAAGGAGAGACATTGTCCGCTCGCCTGCTACGGCTTTCGTGCTCACCAAACTTGCCAACCCTTCGCGAGAACGTCTCAAGTCTGCTGTTCGAGCTCAGTGACAAAGATGCCAGCAAATTCGTCAACAACATTGGCTATGGCTTCGCAGCTGGCTTCCTGATGAGCCATAACATCCAGATTCCAGCGAATGCTATGGAAGCTAGCAGTACTGCGAGTGAAGAATCGAACAGAGGAGTCGAGTTCAATCCGGTCACTGGCCAAAGGTGGAGCTCGGAAGATCATGATGCACCGAAGACGGTGCCTGAGATGACGGAAGAAGAAAAGGAGCGCGAAGCAGAACGACTGTTTGTGCTATTTGAGCGCCTCAAAGCTACCGGAGTTGTGGATATCAAGAATCCTGTCGAACAAGCAATAGATGATGGACGATTCGAAGAGCTTGACTAA
- a CDS encoding Putative oxidoreductase bli-4, mitochondrial, which translates to MIPIFRCARLAKFTPTLTTPLRTPTRTTRASFATMSSTLDQVKSTFSQNLGGVAEKLTPAGQNFSIDDIPDLSGKVAIVTGGSEGIGYACTHTLLSKGVKKLYILSLSKDVVDGAKEAVASELGQEKADATEWIQLDISNWDKTIEVAKKLAAENERIDILINNAGRGIMTMELTDKGVDRHMATNHMGHVLLTSYLLPTMKKTANAGNIVRIAGLASNTHEQSPKDTEFESLAELNQDHGPLAQYGRSKLAVILYARWLARHLTKEYPNILASATHPGVVNTKMSTEDIHEPYPLAGYLMSTVARPFKKEPFEGALSTLYAATTTKNSGEYVCPPAAIEPGSELSRSTHLQDNLMRLTQKVLKEQGGLEHVIFH; encoded by the exons ATGATACCCATTTTCCGTTGTGCAAGACTGGCAAAATTCACACCAACACTGACAACACCACTACGAACACCGACACGAACCACCAGAGCGAGCTTTGCGACCATGTCTTCCACACTCGATCAAGTGAAGAGCACTTTCTCCCAGAATTTGGGTGGTGTCGCAGAGAAACTGACTCCTGCCGGCCAAAACTTCTCCATCGACGACATTCCAGATTTGAGTGGGAAGGTCGCTATTGTGACAGGCGGCAGTGAAG GCATCGGATACGCCTGCACACACACGCTCCTTTCGAAAGGCGTCAAGAAGCTATACATCCTCTCCCTCTCCAAGGACGTCGTTGATGGAGCAAAGGAAGCAGTCGCATCGGAACTGGGACAAGAGAAGGCAGATGCAACAGAGTGGATTCAGCTAGACATCAGCAACTGGGACAAGACCATCGAGGTCGCAAAGAAGCTGGCAGCAGAGAATGAGCGCATCGACATCCTGATCAACAACGCTGGTCGTGGCATCATGACCATGGAGTTGACGGACAAGGGCGTGGACAGGCATATGGCAACAAACCACATGGGTCATGTCCTGCTCACCTCGTACCTACTTCCTACCATGAAGAAGACTGCTAATGCAGGAAACATCGTCCGCATTGCCGGGCTCGCTTCGAACACTCACGAGCAGTCGCCGAAGGACACCGAGTTTGAGAGTCTTGCAGAGCTCAATCAAGACCACGGTCCACTCGCACAGTACGGTCGTTCGAAGCTGGCAGTCATTCTGTACGCTCGATGGCTCGCGAGACATCTCACGAAGGAGTATCCCAACATTCTGGCCAGTGCTACACACCCTGGCGTAGTCAACACGAAGATGAGCACGGAAGACATCCACGAGCCATACCCTTTGGCTGGCTACTTGATGAGCACAGTTGCAAGACCTTTCAAAAAGGAGCCATTCGAGGGTGCGCTTTCGACACTGTATGCAGCTACAACGACCAAGAACTCCGGCGAGTATGTTTGCCCGCCTGCCGCGATCGAGCCAGGTAGTGAGCTATCGCGAAGCACACACCTGCAGGACAACCTCATGCGTTTGACGCAGAAGGTTTTGAAGGAGCAGGGAGGCCTTGAGCATGTCATTTTCCATTAG
- a CDS encoding Putative mitochondrial 2-oxoglutarate/malate carrier protein: MASAVEAAKRKANEALNAAKVAAEDAPAAMQKASENPQKATQDFLHSPFMRTALPFVNGGAAGMVATSVIQPIDMIKVRLQLAGEGVKTGPKPTPITVTRDIIAAGKVMDLYTGLSAGLLRQAVYTTARLGFFDTFMKSLGARAEANGQKIGFKERAAAGLSAGGIAAFVGNPADLALIRMQSDGLKPKAERANYRGVGDALTRIAKNEGVARLWAGATPTVIRAMALNFGQLAFFSEAKSQLKDTSLGPRAQTLTASAIAGFFASFFSLPFDFIKTRLQKQSRKPDGTMPYKNFLDCAQKVIREEGPLRFYRGFTTYYTRIAPHAMVTLIVADYLNFITK; the protein is encoded by the exons ATGGCTTCCGCAGTAGAAGCAGCGAAACGCAAGGCCAATGAGGCTCTCAACGCTGCCAAAGTTGCCGCAGAAGACGCTCCGGCAGCAATGCAGAAGGCATCCGAGAATCCCCAGAAAGCGACACAAGACTTCTTGCACAGTCCATTCATGCGAACGGCGCTACCCTTCGTCAATGGAGGTGCGGCAGGTATGGTCGCGACATCCGTCATCCAGCCAATCGATATGATCAAGGTCCGGTTACAACTCGCCGGCGAAGGCGTCAAGACCGGGCCCAAGCCCACACCCATAACGGTCACAAGAGATATCATTGCCGCGGGCAAGGTCATGGATCTTTACACTGGTCTTTCTGCTGGCTTGCTGCGACAGGCGGTATACACCACAGCACGTCTCGGTTTCTTCGACACTTTCATGAAGAGCCTGGGTGCAAGAGCAGAAGCTAATGGCCAGAAGATCGGGTTCAAAGAGCGAGCGGCTGCTGGTTTGTCGGCTGGTGGTATCGCGGCCTTCGTTGGTAATCCCGCGGACTTGGCCTTGATCCGGATGCAGAGTGATGGGTTGAAGCCAAAGGCTGAACGAGCCAACTACCGTGGTGTCGGAGATGCGCTGACGAGGATCGCGAAGAACGAAGGCGTTGCTCGTCTGTGGGCAGGTGCCACTCCAACCGTGATTCGTGCCATGGCATTGAACTTCGGCCAGCTTGCATTCTTCTCGGAAGCCAAGTCACAGCTCAAAGACACATCTCTAGGTCCAAGAGCGCAGACTTTGACTGCCTCTGCGATTGCTGGATTCTTCGCGTCATTCTTCAGTTTGCCATTTGACTTCATCAAGACCCGTCTCCAGAAGCAGAGCAGGAAACCGGATGGCACCATGCCATACAAGAACTTCCTGGACTGTGCCCAGAAGGTGATCCGGGAAGAAGGTCCGCTGCGATTCTATCGAGGTTTCACCACATACTATACCCGTATTGCGCCGCACGC CATGGTGACCTTGATAGTTGCTGATTATTTGAACTTCATCACGAAGTAA
- a CDS encoding 2,4-dichlorophenol 6-monooxygenase, with amino-acid sequence MADTSTPNANGTADSNTDPIETPFLIIGAGPAGASLACFLASYGLKGIVVAAAPGTAKEPRAHITNPAALECLRDIGLEEEAVRNGTSGECMVHTRWCHDMAGEEFGRVYSWGSQPGMSHVPLTYRKGDYEAASPCRHIDLPQTLLEPILVQHALNNSWHIRFDSSFLHYSQPDPTGPITSTIKDNLTGHTYTIRSKYLFGADGARSQVMRQLNLPLIKSPGQGLALNILVEADLSKHMPHRMGNLHWILTPGLVHPAWGWSCILRMVKPWHEWMFIMFPEPGFDDFSIRLEEGEVLKRVREMIGDDSIPVTIKGMSKWYINEIVAERYSDDTGRIHLLGDAVHRHPPLNGLGSNTCVQDAWNLAWKIAYVEKGLADPKLLKSFSTERQPIGAGVIQRANQGLRDHVPVWEALGALPKDVEERKRQHAELSAATEAGRARRNRLREAIAYTAHEFGGIGVEMNQRYESSAVFLEDEKEARRPQPLDAVLEYQISTYPGSRVPHAWLSKRSPIDAPISTIDLAGHGAFCVLTGVGGDAWKNAALEAGRQLEGVVVNAYSIGWHQDYEDVYGDWERRREVEEDGCVLLRPDRTVCWRSGAMREGAGAVLVSVLKAVLGRGEEK; translated from the exons ATGGCGGATACTTCCACACCAAATGCCAACGGCACCGCCGACTCAAACACAGACCCCATTGAAACACCCTTCCTCATCATTGGTGCTGGTCCCGCCGGTGCTTCGTTAGCATGCTTCCTCGCGTCCTACGGATTGAAAGGGATCGTAGTAGCGGCAGCTCCCGGCACAGCAAAGGAACCTCGTGCCCATATCACGAACCCCGCCGCATTGGAATGTTTGAGAGATATCGGGCTGGAGGAAGAAGCGGTGAGGAATGGAACAAGCGGGGAGTGCATGGTTCATACACGGTGGTG TCATGATATGGCTGGTGAGGAGTTTGGGAGGGTGTATAGTTGGGGGAGTCAGCCTGGTATGTCTCATGTCCCACTCACAT ACCGCAAAGGAGACTACGAAGCCGCCAGTCCATGTCGCCACATCGACCTCCCCCAAACCCTCCTCGAACCCATCCTAGTCCAACATGCCCTGAACAACTCCTGGCACATCCGCTTCGACTCCTCCTTCCTCCACTACTCCCAACCCGACCCCACTGGCCCCATCACCTCCACCATAAAAGACAACCTTACCGGCCACACCTACACCATCCGCTCCAAATACCTCTTCGGCGCCGACGGCGCTAGGTCCCAAGTAATGCGCCAGCTCAACCTCCCCCTCATTAAATCGCCCGGTCAAGGTCTTGCTCTCAACATTCTAGTCGAAGCAGATTTGTCGAAACACATGCCCCACCGAATGGGCAACTTGCACTGGATCCTGACGCCAGGACTGGTCCACCCGGCCTGGGGTTGGAGTTGTATTCTGAGAATGGTGAAGCCGTGGCATGAGTGGATGTTCATCATGTTTCCGGAGCCGGGCTTTGATGATTTCAGCATCAGGCTAGAGGAAGGGGAAGTTCTCAAACGGGTTCGTGAGATGATCGGTGATGACTCCATTCCCGTGACGATTAAGGGTATGAGTAAATGGTACATCAACGAGATCGTGGCAGAGCGGTACTCGGATGATACTGGAAGGATCCACTTATTGGGTGATGCAGTCCACCGACACCCGCCGCTCAATGGCTTAGGATCAAACACCTGCGTCCAAGATGCCTGGAATCTAGCCTGGAAAATCGCCTACGTCGAGAAAGGCCTCGCAGACCCCAAGCTCTTGAAATCCTTCAGTACAGAACGCCAACCCATCGGCGCCGGCGTGATCCAACGCGCCAACCAAGGTCTCCGGGACCACGTCCCCGTCTGGGAAGCTCTCGGAGCCTTACCAAAAGACGTCGAGGAAAGGAAGCGCCAGCACGCCGAACTCAGCGCCGCGACCGAAGCTGGGCGAGCACGGAGGAACAGGTTACGCGAAGCCATCGCGTACACGGCGCACGAGTTTGGCGGGATAGGTGTGGAGATGAACCAACGGTACGAGTCCTCTGCGGTATTTCTCGAGGATGAGAAAGAAGCCCGCCGCCCACAACCACTGGATGCAGTGCTTGAGTACCAGATTTCCACATACCCGGGTTCGCGCGTGCCGCATGCGTGGCTCAGTAAGCGGTCTCCCATTGATGCACCGATCAGTACAATTGACCTCGCCGGCCACGGTGCATTCTGCGTCTTGACGGGCGTTGGCGGGGACGCATGGAAGAATGCGGCGCTTGAGGCAGGGAGGCAGTTGGAAGGGGTGGTGGTTAATGCGTATAGTATCGGGTGGCATCAGGATTACGAGGATGTTTACGGGGACTGggagaggagaagggaggttgAGGAGGATGGATGTGTGCTACTGAGGCCTGACCGCACGGTGTGTTGGAGGAGTGGGGCAATGAGGGAGGGTGCTGGGGCAGTTCTGGTGAGTGTGTTGAAGGCGGTGCTTGGGAGGGGGGAGGAAAAGTAG
- a CDS encoding Telomere length regulator protein rif1, which translates to MFSSPSAPSKYFASLPARPPTPPKDISNDVDVDDALRFLEQGHHETALITNPSKPTSIKTSQTTPSSGTPALAQSRGASANKKVDFSPCLTYHQPAQPTLQGPLQGRSPRHRLSAQAVKPLKSILKASNENLPLTPDDLEHTSSYFSPQEPGSFRKMMQSVVQQLAGSSRDGRRDAYLAINGALKAYEGVPDPQAMVDKMPMLQQFISRDMVWKDQNGKLDSSIVSQALNLTCAILHHPRTSPALDDDFRTFVVDRSIAALEQPEVPKAIIKIHAYLLSQQRFGSHIVTAARADRLVTALQSIEDRCSGNSIISARLIAYQRLIEAQPNVMLKRMRDWIEHIFHGMLSSINDTRARGIETCTHAGLYFGSQPQAATIMYELCEKSVDSQDECEEEQEQTYGDYLTERLNHMALDKELATYAPQIWGAVILLFRNKKRPVEKWPKFKQWLQTIQRCLNSGDIEVKQQANIAWSKLVFAVMPDASTDPALRSMLRVPIVAGLEKRGSDKLSQQQRQIAMDSYCNLLHYGLRPTVSYEEIDKAWELYVEPVLSNMGKGNSKVQVGVCRILEGLLKKSDGVWNANAANLSESIKPEELPRLDAKWVRSRVGKVLGVLEPILQSTMCSSPDRSRYMNSCWKLLLQAVAEAGTQEVKTSSELKEAIAQFTNLFRRLWHASAGSAKSTDGSVWIQRYEALLETAVDNLGAAHFVEDILAKTSANDVEAAPTPSHRMSKHSRVAHPPFVFLFALYYRPTNTLQVDDIYTKSAAWFLELLADTKGTVSGTLGLLHRSLQFCSDQAEPTEICASLWPAIATASVSALGSRKTTSPQHDAQIMGVALKSSLNILSYGLKYTHASPARLDNVRDMYQATCQAAKHYGRDGGVALGVMEPFAKIVKDMAKDIESGVLSQVTVSILDNGVWPKSRQELEHDRKALWAISLDPPRSATFDPFEHVYAAAIIGVQRGYDCMNIPSQSQPTGLLQAVTAFVERCPRSMLLVALRRLQAGIATWVQDKRREVFPRTSNSKAAPSAAHVTQLWTQWMLLLEQLPRKDTSALQALEVLMVAGFSSPSRDVVNKTITVWNATFGSQQSLDYPRSLRSVLRARKAQVEIELPQFPEDDSEEETVELPDFVETQQGLSSFETGLDAAFKSTPRFAFGNKPRSEHVPVKNSPAPVAQSSNVGNRRSRLSTTPKVRLRHDDSQIDFAPIDNTLPSLTREESQFLTDHQKEVKARQHGDAQMFPDLSSSPMSKSTAKGKNIAKKLDFAPQPSIEQEEDTTFATPTGLVDGNPMSDDMPSSPTPKASDNITRADERACESDEDDNETIVDPPSSPPREDEDTIAAALEQPEDTGGPPAELDETILATELPGQQPVTEDAIEHGEDQDEAGENGISDLPSDTVLPAEQLEREAEAAAMEAQLLDNAEDTTIVDTEEILDNTVVEVSAAEDPKQQVGTPSRIENSMLEPQSQQSAKSGAHENLDAPSSRKGSKKRKRNFETTHTSKKKSKSSPFKSFFSRLTGSSQENDDDVQDEIVVASSRSPNKIVSPKVVVPTGKIRHPGALEVVDDVVEDSQEPEPSKAAPPVKRKRGRPPKMASQPQAISQSQELPSTRSDPAVEHRRGRKRRASLSSMGTTDEQGSTSFVADTPAPFKSRKSTRLSQEGSQVINTSRRPSVFSVKRAKRVEEDEQEGDDSEDDLSSAAQSTSAHGRETVESKSILERLRGVYADFKGKVFGSRDEERQFDDLLFEFRREVHEAGRRGYAKDE; encoded by the coding sequence ATGTTTTCTTCTCCTTCAGCGCCGTCCAAGTATTTTGCTTCACTGCCCGCGAGGCCACCGACGCCGCCAAAGGACATCTCGAACGATGTCGATGTCGACGATGCACTACGATTCCTCGAGCAGGGCCACCACGAGACGGCACTGATAACCAATCCCTCGAAACCGACTAGCATAAAGACATCACAGACCACGCCATCGTCTGGCACACCAGCTCTGGCACAATCTCGAGGCGCCTCAGCCAACAAGAAGGTTGACTTCTCACCGTGTCTCACTTACCACCAGCCAGCACAGCCCACGCTACAAGGGCCACTGCAAGGCCGCTCGCCGCGACATAGACTATCAGCACAAGCAGTCAAGCCGCTCAAGTCCATCTTGAAGGCGTCCAACGAGAACCTGCCTCTCACACCCGATGACCTCGAGCACACGAGCAGCTATTTCTCTCCACAGGAACCGGGCAGCTTCCGCAAGATGATGCAATCAGTGGTTCAGCAGTTGGCAGGCTCTTCGAGGGACGGTCGACGGGATGCATATCTGGCCATCAATGGCGCGCTGAAGGCTTATGAAGGCGTGCCGGATCCTCAGGCAATGGTTGACAAGATGCCTATGCTACAACAATTCATCAGCCGCGACATGGTGTGGAAGGACCAGAACGGCAAGCTCGACTCGTCTATCGTCAGCCAAGCGCTGAACCTGACGTGTGCCATCCTGCATCACCCTCGAACTTCACCCGCCCTGGACGATGACTTTCGCACGTTCGTGGTCGACCGCTCGATCGCGGCGTTGGAGCAGCCTGAGGTGCCTAAAGCGATCATCAAGATCCACGCATATCTGCTCAGCCAACAACGCTTCGGATCGCACATTGTGACTGCTGCCCGTGCCGATAGGTTGGTCACCGCGCTACAGTCCATTGAGGACCGCTGCTCCGGTAACAGCATCATTTCTGCTAGACTGATCGCGTACCAACGCTTGATTGAAGCCCAGCCCAATGTCATGCTCAAGCGGATGCGAGACTGGATCGAACACATATTCCATGGCATGCTCAGCAGTATTAACGACACAAGAGCCAGAGGAATCGAGACATGTACACACGCTGGTCTATACTTCGGCTCCCAGCCACAGGCTGCAACGATCATGTACGAATTGTGCGAGAAGAGCGTGGACAGTCAGGACGAGTGCGAAGAGGAGCAAGAACAGACCTATGGAGACTACTTGACGGAAAGACTGAACCATATGGCGTTGGACAAGGAGCTAGCAACTTACGCACCACAAATATGGGGAGCTGTGATCCTGCTCTTTCGCAACAAGAAGAGGCCCGTCGAGAAATGGCCGAAGTTCAAGCAATGGCTGCAGACGATACAGCGCTGCCTGAACTCTGGAGATATCGAGGTCAAGCAGCAGGCTAACATAGCGTGGAGTAAGCTGGTCTTTGCAGTCATGCCCGATGCCTCCACCGATCCAGCTCTGCGCTCAATGCTCAGGGTACCCATTGTTGCGGGTCTGGAGAAGCGAGGCAGTGACAAGTTGTCACAACAGCAAAGACAAATAGCCATGGACAGCTACTGCAACCTTCTTCACTACGGCTTACGACCAACAGTCTCGTACGAAGAAATAGACAAAGCTTGGGAGCTGTATGTTGAGCCAGTGCTCAGTAATATGGGCAAGGGGAATAGCAAGGTGCAAGTCGGAGTCTGCCGTATCCTTGAAGGTCTACTGAAAAAGAGCGATGGAGTCTGGAACGCGAACGCAGCGAACCTTTCTGAATCCATCAAACCAGAAGAGCTTCCTCGCCTCGATGCCAAATGGGTCCGGTCTCGAGTTGGCAAAGTACTCGGCGTCCTCGAGCCTATACTCCAGTCCACGATGTGCTCGTCGCCAGACCGCAGCCGCTACATGAACTCATGCTGGAAGCTCCTGTTACAAGCAGTAGCTGAGGCCGGCACCCAGGAAGTCAAGACTTCTAGTGAGCTCAAGGAAGCCATCGCACAGTTCACAAACCTCTTTCGACGGCTTTGGCATGCTTCTGCTGGGTCTGCAAAGTCTACAGACGGCTCTGTATGGATTCAGCGATACGAAGCTCTGCTCGAGACTGCTGTAGACAACCTGGGGGCCGCACATTTTGTTGAGGACATCCTCGCGAAGACCAGCGCCAACGATGTCGAGGCTGCGCCTACACCATCTCACCGAATGTCAAAGCATTCCAGAGTTGCACATCCGCCATTCGTATTTCTATTTGCCCTATACTACCGGCCGACCAACACCCTGCAAGTGGATGATATCTACACGAAATCTGCCGCATGGTTTCTTGAACTGCTCGCAGACACCAAAGGAACCGTTTCCGGCACTCTTGGTCTTCTTCACCGATCGCTCCAGTTTTGTTCCGACCAAGCCGAACCGACGGAAATCTGCGCGAGTCTGTGGCCAGCCATCGCTACTGCATCAGTGAGCGCCTTAGGCTCACGCAAGACCACATCTCCGCAGCACGATGCTCAGATCATGGGCGTCGCACTCAAGTCCTCTCTGAACATTCTGTCCTACGGCTTGAAGTATACACACGCATCTCCCGCTCGTCTTGACAACGTCCGCGATATGTACCAAGCTACGTGCCAAGCAGCTAAACACTATGGTCGTGATGGTGGAGTTGCCTTGGGTGTTATGGAACCATTCGCCAAAATTGTCAAAGACATGGCCAAGGACATCGAATCTGGTGTACTCTCACAAGTCACAGTCTCGATATTGGACAATGGCGTCTGGCCCAAGAGCCGTCAAGAGCTGGAGCATGATCGAAAGGCATTATGGGCTATCAGCCTGGATCCTCCCCGGTCAGCAACCTTCGACCCCTTCGAGCACGTCTACGCCGCTGCTATCATAGGAGTACAACGAGGGTACGATTGCATGAACATCCCGAGCCAGTCGCAGCCAACGGGGCTACTGCAGGCGGTCACTGCCTTCGTGGAACGCTGCCCGAGATCTATGCTGCTTGTTGCGCTTCGCAGACTCCAAGCCGGCATTGCGACATGGGTACAGGACAAACGACGCGAAGTCTTCCCAAGGACGTCAAATTCTAAGGCTGCCCCTTCCGCAGCACACGTCACTCAGCTTTGGACTCAATGGATGCTTCTACTCGAACAATTACCACGGAAGGATACCTCTGCACTGCAGGCGCTTGAGGTCTTGATGGTGGCTGGCTTCTCAAGTCCGAGCAGAGATGTCGTGAACAAGACGATCACAGTGTGGAATGCGACGTTCGGTAGTCAGCAGTCACTCGACTATCCCAGGTCGTTGCGATCTGTCTTGCGAGCACGTAAAGCGCAAGTTGAGATTGAGCTGCCACAGTTCCCAGAGGATGATTCTGAAGAGGAGACGGTTGAGCTACCGGACTTCGTCGAGACCCAACAGGGGCTTTCTAGCTTCGAGACTGGCCTTGACGCGGCGTTCAAAAGCACACCACGGTTTGCGTTCGGCAACAAGCCTAGGTCGGAACATGTGCCAGTCAAGAATTCACCAGCGCCAGTAGCCCAGTCCAGCAATGTTGGCAACAGGCGGTCTAGACTGTCTACAACACCAAAGGTCCGCCTCCGACACGATGACTCGCAAATCGACTTTGCACCTATCGATAATACATTGCCAAGCTTGACGAGAGAGGAGTCCCAATTCTTGACGGACCACCAAAAGGAAGTGAAAGCCAGACAGCATGGAGATGCGCAGATGTTTCCCGATCTATCCTCCAGCCCAATGAGCAAGTCTACGGCGAAGGGCAAGAACATTGCCAAGAAGCTCGACTTTGCGCCTCAGCCATCTATAGAGCAAGAGGAAGACACGACGTTTGCCACGCCGACAGGACTCGTGGATGGCAACCCTATGAGCGACGACATGCCCTCGTCGCCTACTCCAAAGGCCAGTGACAATATCACAAGAGCAGACGAGCGAGCTTGTGAGAGTGACGAAGACGACAACGAGACCATCGTAGATCCGCCATCTTCGCCTCCTCGAGAAGATGAAGACACGATAGCAGCAGCTCTGGAACAACCCGAGGACACGGGAGGTCCACCAGCAGAGCTCGACGAGACTATCTTAGCAACGGAACTTCCTGGCCAACAGCCAGTCACAGAAGATGCCATCGAACATGGCGAGGATCAGGATGAAGCTGGTGAGAACGGCATTTCAGATCTGCCATCAGACACCGTCTTACCTGCGGAACAACTTGAGCGAGAAGCTGAAGCAGCCGCAATGGAGGCCCAACTGCTCGACAATGCCGAAGACACAACTATCGTGGACACTGAGGAGATACTTGACAACACCGTGGTAGAAGTGTCTGCTGCAGAGGATCCAAAACAGCAAGTGGGCACGCCGTCCAGGATCGAGAACTCGATGCTTGAACCACAAAGTCAGCAAAGCGCAAAGTCAGGAGCCCATGAAAATCTCGATGCACCCAGCTCTAGGAAAGGGTCCAAGAAACGTAAGCGCAACTTCGAGACTACGCATACCAGCAAGAAGAAGAGCAAGTCGTCGCCTTTCAAGAGCTTCTTCAGTCGTCTTACTGGGTCGAGTCAAGAGAATGATGATGATGTGCAGGATGAGATTGTTGTGGCGAGTAGCCGATCACCGAACAAGATCGTGTCGCCGAAGGTCGTGGTGCCGACTGGGAAAATTCGGCATCCGGGGGCGTTGGAGGTTGTTGATGATGTTGTTGAGGACAGTCAAGAGCCTGAGCCGTCCAAAGCAGCGCCACCAGTCAAGCGCAAACGCGGACGGCCACCAAAGATGGCGTCACAACCTCAAGCAATATCACAGTCACAGGAGCTCCCTTCTACTCGTTCCGATCCTGCGGTCGAACACAGACGTGGTCGCAAGCGACGTGCCTCGCTGTCGAGCATGGGAACTACCGACGAGCAAGGCAGTACCAGCTTCGTGGCCGACACGCCAGCACCCTTCAAGTCGAGAAAGTCGACACGACTTTCACAAGAGGGCAGCCAGGTCATCAATACTTCGAGGCGGCCATCGGTATTTTCAGTGAAACGAGCGAAACGCGTCGAAGAAGACGAACAAGAGGGCGACGACAGCGAAGATGATCTCAGCTCAGCCGCTCAGAGCACATCTGCACATGGGAGGGAGACTGTAGAGTCTAAGAGTATCCTCGAGCGACTCCGCGGCGTGTACGCAGACTTCAAGGGTAAGGTCTTTGGGTCGAGGGACGAGGAGCGACAATTCGACGATTTGCTCTTCGAATTTAGAAGGGAGGTGCATGAGGCTGGGCGAAGAGGTTATGCGAAGGACGAATGA